The Oncorhynchus tshawytscha isolate Ot180627B unplaced genomic scaffold, Otsh_v2.0 Un_contig_6264_pilon_pilon, whole genome shotgun sequence genome contains the following window.
TCCTGATTAATGTAAAATACATGCATATTCTACAcagtgatgatgaggatgatttcCATATTTTGCCATTTGAGTTAATCAACCTCAGAGGAGAAGTAGAGTGTTTGTTTCTCAATCCCACGCTTGGCAGGAACCTCTGATGTTGATGCTGGGCGGGAGCAAAAATGGGCTCCTGATTGAAAGACTCTGGTCTACTTTAGAGGTCTAGCACTGTATTTCTGTTCAGGCGTACCACTGGTCTACTCTAGGACATTGATTATATTAAGAGTGAATATCTGGACCTGGCTGCCTTAAAAAGCCATGTGGAGTGTGTTGACGTCCTCATCAACCAGGAAGCCTCCATCCTGGTTAAAGACTTCACTCTGAAGAGGACCCCCATCCACGCTGCAGGTAGACATAAGTATATCACATAGAGCTTCTGTAATTAAAAAGTTTTCCTGACCAAGATGGCCATTTGTTTGGTCATGTTGCTAGGACGACAATGTCCACTCTAGGGATGTTACATGGTATTGTGTGAAAATGCCCactagacactgatctaaggtcatttGTTGTCATGTTCTCCACTAATGATTGAGGATCTAgggagggtaagctgatcctagatcagtgcaCAGGGGAGACTTCTATCCAGAGCCAGGTACACAGCTAGCAGGTGACAGGCTTCGATGGCCTCAGCCCCAAAATTATTTTTTATCCGCTGTGTTAACATCATGAGGATGTCATCTACCAACACTGTTCTAGAAATCTGTCTGTTCATGTGAAGGTTATAGTCGTCCAGCAATCTGCTCATATCCTCTCTGTTTATTACAGCCTGGTTATTACCAGTTTGTAATATGACCTGTTGTCTTGTGTGTCAGAACCCCTCTGATGCTGTCGGTGCTGAGCGGACACACAGACTGTGTGTACTCACTGTTCAACAAGGGAGCCAGCGTAGAAGCCAAAGACAAATGGCACAGAACAGCTCTACACAGAAGGGTTGTGAGGAGAGTTGGCTGTACGCgctcacacacagaaagagagggggaggcttGTTCTGATCTAGGGATGGGGCCATTGAACTACTAGGGATGGCTTTGGTGTGGGATCTAGCATGGAATATAAATTATGCCCAAATATACCTATTATTATTCCTTATTATTTAATTGATTATAAATTATTCAAATCCATTCTtgcctcccttcccttcctcctagGTGCTGACGGGTCACGAGGAGTGCAGCACAGCGCCAGCTTCCTGGTTCGGGAAGGTAAGGGGCGGAGCCATGTCCACCTGGTGGCGGCGTCCGGACACATTGGGGTGCTGAGGTGGCTCCCACACACCGCCCAGTCAGTGTGGACCCTCCCCGTCATCACAGACAACCAGGGCTACACGCCACTACACTGGGCCTGCTACAACGGTATGTACTGGACAGAGGGACAGCGAAGTGGGCCAGAGgccacaaacaaatacacacataaacatagcGTGTCTTAAATCACCACAGCCAGCTTCAGGAGGGCACGAACCGAGACAGTCCGCACAGGAACCTTAAGAgtccctcagacagagagagagaagagggagggatagggggaggcACAACAGGCCCACACTCATCCTTCTCATACCACCAGGTTCCCTTCCAGCAGATACTGGACTTCAGAGGAACTGCTGCTGCCATCTTTACCTTTACCCACAAAGGTCCTAAATGGTAGAAACCTGCGTTTCAGCATTTTCAAAACCTGTTTTGACTATAGAAATTGGGCTGAGTGTTTGTTCTGAGAAAAGACATAAGGAGTGATGTTTCATTTAAGTTTCATGAGAGTGATTGTCATGTTTATCCGCACACTAAGACAGTCAGAACACACCTAGCCTCTTGTCTGTAATCCACGTGGGAGGAGGGGAAATCATACATTTTGTATGAACAAACATTTTAATAAAATCATTCATGTCTTAAGCTCTGTGGGAATAAAAACAAATGGTAGCATTTGCTCTGATGAGTAATTGTAAAGATTTAATGCATCCCAAAAGGAACCCTATACTgaatagtacactactgttgaacagggtccatagggttctggtcaaaatcAGTGCCATTTAGGATAGTGGTATGTGAGCAACAGGACTTTTTGAAGGGACATATTACATTTGCGTTAATAAACCTACCTGTCCTTTGGCCTCTATAAAGTATTTTAGAAAGTAAATGATTAATTAATGTATTCTTTCTTGTGATATATAACTTCTTCAAAAAATGAAACCTCTCAATCATTGTATGTGATTGAATGTTCATATCCCCGTTTTTGTCCCTTTTTGAAAATCATTTTAACTGGAAATATGTGCAATACATTTGCTATGTTCACCAAATCAGCAACAAGAGATTCACAGGTTCACAGGTTTTTCGTGTCATTATCATTCTTTTAAACGGATGAAACTAGCATGTACATATGAAATGGTGACTGAATTCGAAACTCACATGAATTCTTTCAGTATCTGAAGTTTGCTGTATATTTTATGAGTAATAAATGTTATTTAATGATGAACTCTGGGTTATCGGTGTGGGTTATGTATTTAATTTTCTTTTGTATTGCGTCCACAACATTACATTTTTAAGGGCAATAGTAGCCTACATTTGTGAACAACTCGCAGGATTTCCATGCGTGAGCTTTAAACCGCTCAGGGCGTTGCATCAGCACGAGATTGGAGGTGCGTCAAATCTGTACAGCATTGTTACGTCATCACTGATGAACGTTGAAACTGATGAGAAACCGCGGGAGCAGTTCAGTCTGATTCTCGCTAGTCCTGGAGGAGCGTTCATTTTGGCAAGGAAATGTGCTGATTTTGCAAGGACGTGGAGAAGAAAGAGTTCAAGGTAGGCATgtgatttaagcaataaggcccaagcggttgtggtatatggtcaatataccacggctaagggctgttcttacaacCCGAAGTgctaggacacagcccttagccatggtatgtatattggccatatatcacgaatccccgaggtgccttattgctattataatctggttaccaacataattagagcagtaaaaaatacatgttttgtcatacccatggtatacagtctgatataccacggctttcagccaatcagcattcaggtctcgttccacccagtttataattatttTGAAATCCCCATTTTATATTAATTACTGTGGATTAAATattgttaaataaatgaaatGATGTGCTATTCATTCTGTAATATCAAACCTCGAAGTCTATGGCCGGGGAGTCATGAGAGTTGGCTAAAGGTACAGTAGAATCTGTTGTGGGTCAAATGGGGGTCTATGGTCAAAGGCTTATGACACCACCTTCACATttacgtcctaaatggcaccctattccctatgtaggctagtgcactacttttgactaagaTCCATACACTGGTTGGCTGGTCATGAAAAACATGCGTGCGCTCATCAATGGCCGGAATGCATGTATCTTGTTATGACTCAACCTCAGCTAGCAAGTGCTCattatgcaaatgtatttgtttgcAATGAACATTTagagactaaatatagtttacatgttgtcaatgTTCTAAGCAAACCCTGTCAATTTACTTTGTCTATTTTACCCAGTTACATGccagttttgttgctaaacaaccaacccgtctttttcggtggaggtgtcataatacccataaaaccttgcGGTCAAACAGggagggaaatggttccaatcgtttttccaccattcatttttcccataggcgATTTCAGAAACAcataaaataagggctgtgtttcatgtaggcttaccctggtgtgcCATTTTTagaaccatgtaaatctctcacggacaaggtgacttttagcaATACAtttggctctatttactctcagattagAAATGTGTCAAAGTagacatgcaaaactacaaatccctgcaagctcctaaACGTCAtttctagctgacacctttgctaacaggttttgtgtcaatttaaaacttgcactaaacagttcacagaattggccatttaaagaaatgtagccaatttatgaattactacatttagctaacattagatagttaatcaagagattcttacctttgcctcgatcaGCATGATCATcgtggcatttgtagttctttatgatagccacattagcagataattagcatttcatttttggggggtaaatacaggtgaatatattgataaaagtcaccttgtcctagagagatttacagttatcaaaatgtcacaccagggtaagcctacctgaaacacagcccttattttaagtgtttctaaaatccactATGGGAAAAGTGTATGGTgtaaaaacgattggaaccatttccctgtttgactacTATGTTTTATGGGGATTATGACTCATTCCTGTGGCACTCTATAGGGCTCCGGCCAAAATAAGTGCATTATATtggaaatagggtgctatttctgACACAAGCATAGATATGATGCATTATGATgtgaccatagaaatataatcactAGAAAGGATAGAGCCTCTGATCACGGCATTTTGACTGGTAAACTGAACTGTACACCTGACATGATGTTCTggtgattctatttctatgcatatGATGCATTATGATGTGACAATGAGTGTTGGGTTAATGGTGCTTTCAAGGCAAGTGATCTTGGTCAAATCATGACTTCCATGATCTTTAGGTCGGAAATTTGGAGCTCTAAAGAGTTGCCAGAgtttttgtcatttttttgtgatatccaattggtagttacaatctAGTCTCATCGCTGCGACTTCTCAAAGGTCGAGTCAggagtcctccgaaacatgacccgccaagccgTGCTGCTTCTGACTTGGATGACTGTTGAAAACAATTTTTCAATGTcttgagttttttttttctttttttcggTTGTCTTGAACGCTCTGAAGTCGGAAGTCCGTTGTTTTCAACACGGCTAAAGGCGACACAGTAGGTGACATCTAAACATGACTTTGTGCTTGCTGTCTTTCAGGAGTCAGAGGTCAGTGGGAATGACCTCaccctcatagacctgggtgaccCCATCAATGACGGTGATGTTATGAAGGAAGACAGGTAAGTGATTTACACTAATGACACATTTGTGACTGGTTACAGGATCGCATAGGCCTACAGATACAGATGATGTAGTAGGTCAAAGGTCACCGCCTACGGAGAGGTAGgcccagagccatgtatttagagaGATGGGACATCTATCTGCATTATGTTGCATTTACatcaatatgtaaacattacacaacacagTATAATCAAAGATATCCATATGAGAGCTGGCTCCCCATGCGCAATATTGACATTTTAAACACTAATATGTACCTGAACATCTATTTTATAATTGACTTATAATGAAAGGGTAAATGAAAGGCTCAAAGGCACTAACATGGAGTCCTTTCTAAAAgtttgccaaattctctaaatatATAACTCTGGATAGGCCGAGTCATCTCAGAGTATTGGAACCATAGAATTCCAGTGATTCTATCCTAATTCTAGAAGGATTCATTCTACTTCTATGATTCTACTTCTATAATTGGAACACATCCTCACACTCACATTATAGTGACCTTAGAGAGATTCCTTTTTCTGTATCACagagaggttgagagacagaCCAAGTTGGAAGAGGCTGTTCTAGAGACAGATATCCCAACTCTGTCACTAGAGGCTGATGGAGAGATTGAGATGCAGGAGGCTGATCTGAAGACAGATGGCACATCTCAGTCACAGGAGGTTGAAGGAGAGATTGAGTTGGACGATGCTGTTGCCATCCCATCTCAGTCACAGGAGGTTGAAGGAGAGAGTGAGTTGGACGAGGCCATTGTCATCCCATCTCAGTCACAGGAGGTATGATGCATTGCGTTTTAATGACGCAGTGAAGATTAAAATGACAAATTAATTGTCCAAGCTTGAGCTAGTAAAGGTCTTCTAATCTAGGAGGCCAAAGGAGAGAGTGAGTTGAATCAGGTTGATCTGAAGACATCCACATCAACTCTGACACTGGAGGTCGAAGGAGCGAGTGAGTTGAATCAGGTTGATCTGAAGACATCCACATCAACTCTGACACTGGAGGTTGAAGGAGAGAGTGAGTTGAATCAGGTTGATCTGAAGACATCCACATCAACTCTGACACTGGAGGTTGAAGGAGAGAGTGAGTTGAATCAGGTTGATCTGAAGACATCCACATCAACTCTGACACTGGAGGTCGAAGGAGAGAGTGTGATGCAGGAGAGTGATGATGTAGAAACAGCCGGGCCATCTCAATCCCAGGAGACTCAACGAGTGGCAAAGGTAAATGCTTCCagataacagtgtgtgtgtgtacatgtctgttTGTGCACGCAGACAGTAGTTCGTAAACAGACATTGCGTTAACAGTGCTATGGCGAATTTGATTGAATTCCAGCCTAAGTCTGCTTTCTGTCGTCCCCATCAGGCTGCAGTGGTGACCTTCACTACCATGACCCGCAAGGCTGCAGCCTCCCAGACCAGCCTCACCCTCAGCAGGGGAAAGAGAAGCTACCCAGACCTACACACCTTTGTGCAGGACATGAAGGATGGGTAAGTTGTCTTTGGTTCCCCGTGCATCCCCTAGATATGTTCCCTATTAGAGCCTTGGTCAACAATAGTTCCGTATTTAAGGAATAtgggccatttgggacgtacccaTAGGGacaatctcaattgcattctCCTCGAGTCCTCTCttctcgcctccttctcaaaacccattggatgagaaagccctCCCTTTTGACCATCtcgtccaatgggttttgagaaggaggtgaagTGTCTCGGGAAATACAAGGGACTCAACTGACCAATCAGGGATGTTTGGATGTGGCCTACTTCCGTAGAGGTCCATCCATAACGTATTCTAAGAGAATAGAGGTAATATCATGTAGTTTATTTGTGTacctttttttatttacttttcagcCATTGGAATCTGCTGAGTGAGAATATGCGTGCCAGGGTGAGTTATAGTCACTTCTAAAGTAGTTCATGTTGGTAAGATGGACCAAACATTCCAAACTCTTATTGGTGGAAATCGTGCAGGACCTTTAATTCAGAGGTTtccaaactttttcactcaggcccccctTTCCAGCATTGTGGAACATCCTGAACCACTGCTTTAACTGACTAGCTTGAGTAAACATATGGTGCAGCAGTGCGCTCCGTTAACAAACTAACTCTATATGGTCTTTTAACATTTCAGATGAGCAGAGATGAGTTTAGTGCTAGGTGCATGGATATTACAAATTGGGTAATGGAGTCTACATCCACTGTGGTCGTTCCCGCCCTTGACCTCACCATGCAGATCAGGCTCTCTGATTCGTCAAGCTCTTCTGGATCAGGAAGTAATGTGGCTAGAGAAGTGACCTCTCTTGGCCGCAGCGTCAGATTCAGCTTTCGTGGTGGACCCAGTAGACGCACCAGTTCAAGAACTACTTGCAGCACACAAACTCCCAcgcctttcccctcctctcacaggtacctaccccctcctctcacaggtacttaaccctatcccctcctctcacagGTACCTACCACTATCCCCTCCGTCTCATAGATATCTACCActatcccctcctctcacaggtacttacccctatcccctcctctcacaggtacttacccctatcccctcctctcacaggtacttacccctatcccctcctctcataGGTACTTACCcctacccctatcccctcctctcacagGTACCTATCCCCCTCCCCACAGGTATACCCCCCTCCTCTCACAGGTAcctacccctatcccctcctccctatcccctctTCTCACAGGTACttacccctatcccctcctctcacaggtacctacccctatcccctcctctcacaggtatacccctatcccctcctctcacaggtacttacccctatcccctcctctcacaggtacttacccccatcccctcctctcacaggtatcccctcctctcataggtatcccctcctctccaggtacttacccctatcccctcctctcataGGTACttacccctatcccctcctctcacagGTACTTACCCctatccccccctccctctacaGGTACttacccctatcccctcctctcacaggtacttacccctatcccctcctctcacaggtacttacccctatcccctcctctcacaggtacctacccctatcccctcctctcacagGTACCTACCCCTATTCCCTCTTCTCACAGGTAcctacccctatcccctcctctcacaggtacccctatcccctcctccaGGTATACCCCCCTCCCCAGGTAtacccctatcccctcctctcacagGTACCTACCCCTATCCCCTCTTCTCACAGGTACttacccctatcccctcctctcataGGTACttacccctatcccctcctctcacaggtacctacccctatcccctcctctcacagGTACCTACCCCTATCCCCTCTTCTCACAGGTACTTACCCCTATCCCATCCTCTCATAGGTACTTACCCCTTTCCCCTCTTCTTCTTGTAGGTTTTTCTAAAAACATTATTCCCATGTCCCTTGTTATAA
Protein-coding sequences here:
- the LOC112241606 gene encoding uncharacterized protein LOC112241606 isoform X11, giving the protein MKEDREVERQTKLEEAVLETDIPTLSLEADGEIEMQEADLKTDGTSQSQEVEGEIELDDAVAIPSQSQEVEGESELDEAIVIPSQSQEEAKGESELNQVDLKTSTSTLTLEVEGASELNQVDLKTSTSTLTLEVEGESELNQVDLKTSTSTLTLEVEGESELNQVDLKTSTSTLTLEVEGESVMQESDDVETAGPSQSQETQRVAKAAVVTFTTMTRKAAASQTSLTLSRGKRSYPDLHTFVQDMKDGHWNLLSENMRARMSRDEFSARCMDITNWVMESTSTVVVPALDLTMQIRLSDSSSSSGSGSNVAREVTSLGRSVRFSFRGGPSRRTSSRTTCSTQTPTPFPSSHSSMTSLLSDDEERYVSSPEGGDREMRHRPHSAPLSSVFGISEDSVFNMVQRGQSQSEIVLSSSWSRREKYRPVKIPTDTSYSRQKGNRRATLNRILCLPNVSERLVFHRMLSVRFHPLPHPRRP
- the LOC112241606 gene encoding aggrecan core protein-like isoform X12, with the protein product MKEDREVERQTKLEEAVLETDIPTLSLEADGEIEMQEADLKTDGTSQSQEVEGEIELDDAVAIPSQSQEVEGESELDEAIVIPSQSQEEAKGESELNQVDLKTSTSTLTLEVEGASELNQVDLKTSTSTLTLEVEGESELNQVDLKTSTSTLTLEVEGESELNQVDLKTSTSTLTLEVEGESVMQESDDVETAGPSQSQETQRVAKAAVVTFTTMTRKAAASQTSLTLSRGKRSYPDLHTFVQDMKDGHWNLLSENMRARLFKTKGEPKSHPEQDSLPTKRLRETRISQDAECEVPSTSPPKEALTTTLAPAPQESQYRKRPLIVRVLRAISRAVSKPFREAFGKKN
- the LOC112241606 gene encoding uncharacterized protein LOC112241606 isoform X10 is translated as MKEDREVERQTKLEEAVLETDIPTLSLEADGEIEMQEADLKTDGTSQSQEVEGEIELDDAVAIPSQSQEVEGESELDEAIVIPSQSQEEAKGESELNQVDLKTSTSTLTLEVEGASELNQVDLKTSTSTLTLEVEGESELNQVDLKTSTSTLTLEVEGESELNQVDLKTSTSTLTLEVEGESVMQESDDVETAGPSQSQETQRVAKAAVVTFTTMTRKAAASQTSLTLSRGKRSYPDLHTFVQDMKDGHWNLLSENMRARMSRDEFSARCMDITNWVMESTSTVVVPALDLTMQIRLSDSSSSSGSGSNVAREVTSLGRSVRFSFRGGPSRRTSSRTTCSTQTPTPFPSSHSSMTSLLSDDEERYVSSPEGGDREMRHRPHSAPLSSVFGISEDSVFNMVQRGQSQSEIVLSSSWSRREKYRPVKIPTDTRFMMGIVELLFKTKGEPKSHPEQDSLPTKRLRETRISQDAECEVPSTSPPKEALTTTLAPAPQESQYRKRPLIVRVLRAISRAVSKPFREAFGKKN